In Tenebrio molitor chromosome 1, icTenMoli1.1, whole genome shotgun sequence, the sequence GCTCGAATCAGACAACTATCAAGATGACCCCCACGCTGACTTGGTGATGAGCAAGAAAGTGCCAAAATTTGAGGACAACTTGGAACACAGAGCAACCAGAACGAAAAAAAGAGAGCGTACGGCAGAATACTACCAAACCAAGTTCCGTAAGAACTTCCAACAACTCGTGGACGAAGACCGCATAGAAGCCGACCTGACAGGGCGGGTATCCTACATCGACGTGGCGGCGGAAGAGTCGAAACTACCCCCGCGGCACTTTTGTGCAGTGTGCGGTTTTTTCGGACATTACTCGTGTGTAGCATGTGGCACGCGGTATTGTAGCATCAAGTGCATGGAAACGCACATGGACACCAGGTGTTTAAAGTGGACTGCGTAATTTTTGGTTTATCTTTACGTCGTGTTTATCaggtttaaaattaaaacaatagtACAAAAAGGACAGGAAATAATGTGGATGAAATAAGTTTTGTGATACGcctttttaaatattcactctttattttaattaaatagtcAGACAATAACAAAGTGGTTTTTAATtatactaaaaatccatcaacaAAGCTTTCCAAGAGGGTTTATTCAATTTGGATTGAAGCAACCGCTCGAATCGCACGTCCGTGCCGATTCGCGCAGTTGAATTGTTTGATAcacttgaaaataaataagcaCGATGCATTTATTACGATAGGAGATGAAAGCTATACACTACACTATAATCACAAAAGATGGGTGGCTCGCGCCAGTCCAATAAAGCTGGGTCATCCAGTCTGTCAACATTTACGTCACAAATCACTAATCTTCCATCAACACGTCCAGCGGGTTCTTCTTACCGGTCCTGGATGATACCGGAACGGTTACGGCGGCTTCTGCAACACTCGATATCAAACAAcaaccaataaaaaaattgaaacagacCTTGCTGAACGTTCAAACAGTCGAGCCACTCCGTCATGCTGATGTTTCGATCCTTATTAATATCACAGTACCTGGGCAACTTCTTCCCGCATTTTCTCAAATTCTTCTCTTTCGAGACGATCTCTTTGAAGATTTTCCACTCGTTTCGGTCCAACATTTTGTTCTTGTTCTTGTCGAAATCGACGAAACTCCAAGTGGCCGCTTGCTCCTCCTTCGAGGACATCCACGGCAGAGTGTCGAGGTTCTTGGTGTCGTTATTTTTCAACATCCGAGCGTGCAGGAACTGCATGAGGTTTTTGaggaaaacgatttttttgtcgTTGGGACAACCCTTCATGGGCCTGTTCACGTTTCTGAGTTGGTCGCACTGCGGCGTGCCGTGCTTGACCGAAGTCCCCGGAATGTTCTTTCCGGTGTCTTCGTGCACGCAGAAGCAATATCCCGCCGCTTTGTAGCATTGGATCTGAAAACACCCAAATCGAGAGGAATTAGCTCTGACAAGACTCCACTCGAAAGTGCCCCATTTTGATTAGATTTAGCGCAAATCATTTCGTCTATTTTGGCCCCGTCAAGATTTATTGTGGTGGTTGGCCATCGAGCGCCACATGTGCTGCTTGAAGAGCGTGTCGCGCATTAAAAGAATTTATTGCTCAATTACAGATAAAGGAGGCGTCTcgcaattataaataaaaccaaaagcgatcaataaataaaattatcaatttGATGTAACTTGAAAATGGCGAGCAAAGGTcatcatatttattattaaacattCGCAATGTTCGTTTGATCGAGCCGAATTGGCCGGTCCATCGCGACATTATTTACCTTCTTGTATCGGCCGTCGGGGGTGCATTCGGGGATGTAGAACTGCCCCCCGTCCATCAGGGCGGTTTGTCGGTCCGAAAGACAGTCGGTGGGGTCATCGTCGCGAATCTCGGAGGATTCGTCCTCGTAAGTAAGAGCTGAAAGTGAAAGTGTGAGTTTGGTGCAACGAGATCGAAGTCCGGTGCGGTGCGGTGGTTGACAAGTTGAAATTTTCTGGTATGGATGTGTTGGCAACACCCAcgggttttaaaaaatacgaaatgtgCGGATCTTGCGCTGAAAACGGGAGACTGTGGGATCAAAGTtgatgtttaattaatttgatttaatgCATTACTGCCAAAATAGTTTCGGTAGTGCAGTGAAATAGTACTATCGAATCTAAAGTTTTGATAACTGTCCTTATGTTCAATACGAAAAGTAAAGCGGGAGGAAAATGTTCTTCCACGAAAAATCAATTTGTGTGAAGTTTCAAGAAAATTATCAATATCAGTGGACTTCCTTGTAAAAGAACAAAATCAGGTGCATTCTAACTAACTAGCACCcaaaaagaaagatttatcTACAGTGGCGAGAaataaattttggccgtcaatgtcattttaaaaattcttttctcTTGATCATGTCCAATATCAACAAAATGTCAATCATTCATTGAGCtgtcaatgttttttttaacagttcaAACTCATGACCCCAATATCATATTTTAATCAAGTCATAATctttaagtaatttttggtaattttgtTCCAATATACAGTCGATTGCAAAAAATCGAGTACTTACATCATAAAAATCTAGAGCACtgaattttcctatttttaacACACGTGCATCCGTCTTTTCTAACTTTTAATGGCATGCTTTTTCAAATAGGTTTTATCTGAGACAAGAAATGTCATTACGTCTGacgtaaaaaatgaaaagttttgacatttagCTTGTCTCGGTaacatcaaaattgacaacaagaaggATGAATTAAACTATAGAAAATTTGATGTACCTACACTtctgtgcaataaaattaaacacaagTCTTGTGACtatttttcacaatatttTAGATGTATAGACGGGTGTATAGTAACTGATAAAACAtctgaaaacattttcaattgacgtgtcattttgacattcctaaaaaaatgactgatttacattaatatttttgttgctaGGAATTTTGTCATGTCCcgtttaaactataaaatatttgaagtgcttaattttattgcacagaAGTGTACCTACCTagtcgatttttttgcaatcgactgtatatagtgaaatttttttaataaacaattgtttattgacactgacaattgtcagtgtcaaaatgaagtaaaaaaccatactgtaccaccctaaaatttggacatatggaccagctgtataacaatttgacaccaaatcatggtaaaggttatgttcacttcacttcccgtacctttccgtgaattcattttcaaaacaaatttaatgagaaatcaggagaaaccttttcgaatttgaaataaactctcgctcgttagggcgcaggctcagttacataaaaaaatgttgacactcaatgtgaccaatcgtattatcatgaaaatcacagtttggctcataccaacaagacaacgttttgacaattgtttattaaaaaaattcaactataccTTACATTTCGCCAATTTAACAAAGAGAAGGTGATGACATGTAATAGGTTATGCCCGTTTCACACTAAAGCACTTTCCATTGTGTCAGATAACAaaattgacgaccaaaattcaTTGCACGCCACTGCACATACGAGTCCTACCAAGTAAAGCTAATAGACTACataaaatgtaatgttggcAGAGCTACCCTTCTAGCACTTCCTGCTTTGTGCGAAAGTCATTTAAATGCTTCTGATTTAATGCTTGCACATGATCTCATTTGCAATGTGCCGAAACACAACTTACGCCACACAATTTCTGGAAATTTACTCTAGGAAATGGACGATTAGTAATGACCCCCATCTACTTAATCGTGTCAGAAACTGCAATTGACCTGAATATAAATAACCAGTTTCGCACAGTTGGATTTGGGGATATATTAATAAATCTGTGAAATAAAGTACCTATAAAtcgattcatttttgtaatgacgaactacagttaatttcaaaattatcgagtacaccccaaaaatcaagaagtcgatttattacagatttttccacatgtaaagatgcctttttcaaatttgagcgtcagattttttatataggttaggtaagtttgacaacataaaatgtcgctgatactttagaacaccataatattgtctgttttatcctctgcacggtgctcttcacaatgttataatactgggctaccctccggatcttcttctaatttggaaagaatgagcactttcgcgttttcggttagattcggaatttgtttgtcaaaattgacattgatcattgacaaaaaattaaagtgcatttcacactgtagaaaattaggtgtactctataatttttaaatgaactgtacatatacagggtgtctcagctaagattttcgagcctaataactcagttattttccagcagatttttgtgaaatttaaaatgcagatattttagacggtgaagaataaaatcccaactgaacaaaaccaaatttacattagaaaaattttcatttcccatttttttgtgcaaccaactgtacatatttcaaaatttgaaaaaaatgttaataaaaagtacaaattcAACCAACAAGCAGATAATACTCATGGCTGATTGACAAAAGTCACTAtagcccatttaaaaaaatatctttaagTAACTAGGGAATGTTACGAAATGTAGTTGCAGTGTTAAAATGTCATGCACTGCGCTGTGGAATAAATTTTGGTAGTGAATTTCATTCTTTAACATAATGGATAATGGAAAGTGTTCCAGTGTGAAACGGACTTAACTTATGACATGTTAtgtgacattaattgtcattacggtctttttgtcaaattttattgacgAAACGAAACCTAAGATAATACATTGGAAcaaaattacttaattattaatgaaatgattctaactttattaaaatatgagATTGAGGCCATGATTTTGaacgattttcaaaaaaccctTGACAGTCCAATGAATTATTGACATCTTGCTAACATCGGACACAGTTAAATATGAATTGATATcttgattataattttaatttggcctAAATTTAAGTTGCAGCGATCATTCGGCGAATACTCATCGAATTGCCTTCGTGATTCAGAAATTCCAGATAATTTTGTTAGGACCCACTCGTATCTGCTGTTAAATTCCCTCCTGCTACGCATTCGGGAATTTCTACAACAGCAGAAAACACTCGTGATCAGTGATCACCAACACAAAATTATCGGGAATTTCTCAATCACTAGGGCAATTATACCTGAGTATTCACTTCATAAAAATTTGGCCAATGAAAATgctctattttttaaaatcggaCCAATGAAATTCGGTTAAATCAGAGGTTTTATAGcgtttatttgaagaaaacacattattattaattatattaattaaatatgaattGATGTcttgattataattttaatttggcctaaatttaaattgcagCGATCATTCGGCGAATACTCATATCGAATTACCCTCGTAATTGACAAGATAATTTTGTTAGTGACCCACTCGTGTCTGCTGTTAAATTCTCTCTCAGTCGTGATCACCAACACAGTTATCAAGAATTTCTGAATCACTAGGGCAATTATACCTGATAATCCATTTGCTTTCTTATGACTgtttagtttaaaaataatcggaaataatcaaaatggcGCGAGAGTCACAGGTACCTGCGAAATAACATGTTccgaacaaatttaaattctcctaattattttgctttaatgAAGAAGATTATTGCACTTCAactgtattttttatagaatacatTGCAGTTGTGTCTTAtctgtttacttttttattttttaataaaattaattttaatttgctaattaataaaattcttctctgatttatggcgaattTATTAACAGTGAACCTTGAAGTCGCTTCGTGACAACATCTCTTAtcattcaaatattttcttgcAGATCTCGTAGGGAAGtatttttagtgaaaaatcttatttttacTGAGGTCACTTCGGTCACCTAAGAAATGTTAAAGGTGAGCAACATCTTGCTGTTTCAacagttttgtttgttttgttaaagaaacataatttaaatatgcctcactttaaaactaaatgtCAAACTACCACTTtctaaaattgtatttctttgTAAGCTGAAATCTTTTTTCCTCTAATATTTCTTTAACCACATATGATCACATTTTTAGATTCTTGTTTCTTATAATTCTGCAATCCGTAAGCAAATTGCATTAATTCCACCTCATTAAAGTTTTCAACGAACGAGCTGCGGTTGTCGTATAAGCTTGCTGCCTttgaaattcatttatttttctccttATCGCTGTGCACGTTAACTACTATTcagaaatatacagggtgtatctaaaatgcgtgtattaattttaacacgtagcagagcttgttaaatgaaacgttttttatatttgaattttttacgaaaaatcgttacaaattaattaaaaatttaaaaaagttgttacattgttatagaaaaaattaaataattaaaattaacattttcatggttccaaaaaaatagaaactacagggtgtctcagctaagactttcgagcccaataactcagttatttttcagcggatttttgtgaaatttaaaatgcagatattttagacggcgaagaataaaatcccattaatgcaatcacccaagtcttaaaaacgtaatttctacatgcctttttaaaatgttgaatcaattaagatttatataaaaaattgatcgtcaataaaaatgctgtagggaaaaactcgtccttgaaagacgtctggtttgtaagaaaaaagtaaaaaactgtgttaaacgtggctgcaaatgcaaaaatgtataattgatttcatataaatgttcatcaagtaagctgtgcatttgtaaaagcacttttaatttagttacattacaaaagtcacatttatgaaggtcatgtccaataaatctttacttggtaaaaatacaaagacaaaaacaaataagaattactttaatttaa encodes:
- the LOC138131942 gene encoding zinc finger HIT domain-containing protein 1; the encoded protein is MFCDINKNITSYCGESSIYNFSETIWQKQYFTIVIMMKAFKSQLRGSNRIKEGDKRRVIDETQRRRRHRKIMELLESDNYQDDPHADLVMSKKVPKFEDNLEHRATRTKKRERTAEYYQTKFRKNFQQLVDEDRIEADLTGRVSYIDVAAEESKLPPRHFCAVCGFFGHYSCVACGTRYCSIKCMETHMDTRCLKWTA